One part of the Salinivirga cyanobacteriivorans genome encodes these proteins:
- the lepB gene encoding signal peptidase I gives MKRVFIIALVVLLALGFLFQFIFTWHRSDDKTMEATIEKGELVWINKAAVGAWFLGMKMPALSSIEPNDIVYYAYPEDFDSPMYEKQRMISRVAGCPGDRIFIRGKILHVNGEDMGFPEKSKLGYRAMFNEDVDVQELLNHYDLDQAESVIDSLGIYEVPLTEDMSDSLQKDPNVNYVRLIKQVRGGANRVFPKSPYRSWSEDDFGPLEIPKAGDIIELNYRNYDIYRNIIVQFEGHDVIKHKGEIHIDGKKSNSYTIKKNYYFLLDDNRDRYFDSREFGFVPEEYILGKVIGAE, from the coding sequence ATGAAGAGAGTTTTTATTATAGCACTTGTTGTACTTCTGGCTTTAGGTTTTTTATTTCAGTTTATTTTTACCTGGCACCGCAGTGACGATAAAACCATGGAAGCCACCATAGAAAAAGGTGAATTGGTTTGGATTAATAAAGCTGCAGTTGGTGCATGGTTTTTAGGAATGAAAATGCCGGCATTGAGCTCAATTGAGCCTAACGATATAGTTTATTATGCCTATCCTGAAGATTTTGACAGCCCGATGTATGAGAAACAGCGGATGATTTCCCGGGTAGCAGGATGCCCCGGAGACCGGATCTTTATACGGGGGAAAATTTTGCATGTCAATGGCGAGGATATGGGGTTTCCTGAAAAATCAAAACTCGGCTATCGAGCAATGTTCAATGAGGATGTTGATGTGCAGGAATTGCTGAATCATTACGACCTTGATCAGGCTGAAAGTGTTATCGACAGCCTGGGAATTTATGAAGTTCCACTTACTGAGGATATGAGCGACTCGTTGCAGAAGGATCCTAATGTAAATTATGTACGATTAATTAAACAAGTGCGGGGAGGAGCCAATCGTGTTTTTCCCAAGAGCCCATACCGATCGTGGTCTGAAGATGATTTCGGACCATTGGAAATACCGAAAGCCGGCGATATTATTGAACTTAACTATCGTAATTACGATATTTACCGAAACATAATCGTTCAGTTTGAGGGGCATGATGTGATTAAGCATAAGGGCGAAATCCATATAGATGGCAAAAAATCGAATTCATATACCATAAAGAAAAATTATTATTTTCTGCTTGATGACAATCGCGACCGTTATTTTGATAGTCGTGAATTTGGCTTTGTTCCCGAGGAATATATTCTTGGGAAGGTCATTGGCGCAGAATAA
- the glyA gene encoding serine hydroxymethyltransferase, with the protein MKRDTQVFDIIEKEYQRQKNGIELIASENFVSEQVMEAAGSVMTNKYAEGYPGKRYYGGCQHVDETEQLAIDRIKQVYGAEYANVQPHSGAQANMAVFMTVLNPGDTFMGLDLSHGGHLSHGSPVNSSGILYNAISYKVREEDGMIDYDEMEKVALAEKPKMIVGGASAYSREWNYKRMREIADKIGAIFMVDMAHPAGLIAAGLLDNPVKYAHIVTSTTHKTLRGPRGGIILMGEDFENPWGKKTKKGVVRKMSALLNSAVFPGIQGGPLEHIIAAKAIAFGEALTPEFKTYQTQVKKNAAVMAEAFVKAGYKVISGGTDNHSMLIDLRTKAPEITGKQVEKILVDADITINKNMVPFDSRSPFQTSGLRVGTSAITTRGLKEEHMPKIVELVDKVIMNIEDEKIISEVRKEVNELMSDRPMFAW; encoded by the coding sequence ATGAAAAGAGATACTCAGGTATTTGACATCATTGAAAAGGAATACCAGCGACAAAAAAACGGAATTGAACTTATTGCTTCGGAAAATTTTGTAAGTGAGCAGGTTATGGAAGCCGCAGGCTCAGTAATGACCAACAAATATGCCGAAGGTTACCCCGGAAAGCGCTACTATGGTGGTTGCCAACATGTGGATGAAACCGAACAATTGGCAATTGATCGCATTAAGCAGGTTTACGGAGCAGAATATGCAAATGTGCAGCCCCACTCAGGTGCTCAGGCCAATATGGCTGTGTTTATGACTGTTTTGAATCCCGGTGATACATTCATGGGACTTGACTTGTCGCACGGCGGACACCTTTCACACGGCTCGCCTGTGAACTCATCGGGCATTCTGTACAATGCCATTTCATATAAAGTACGCGAAGAAGATGGTATGATCGATTACGATGAAATGGAAAAAGTTGCTTTAGCTGAAAAACCCAAAATGATCGTAGGAGGTGCTTCTGCTTATTCGCGCGAATGGAATTATAAACGTATGCGCGAAATTGCAGACAAAATAGGAGCAATTTTTATGGTTGATATGGCCCACCCCGCAGGACTTATTGCTGCAGGCCTGCTTGATAACCCCGTGAAATATGCACATATTGTGACATCTACAACGCATAAAACTTTGCGTGGCCCACGTGGTGGTATCATACTTATGGGAGAAGATTTTGAGAATCCATGGGGAAAGAAAACAAAAAAAGGCGTTGTGCGCAAAATGTCAGCACTCCTTAATTCAGCTGTATTTCCGGGTATTCAGGGTGGCCCTCTCGAGCACATTATTGCTGCTAAAGCCATAGCCTTTGGCGAAGCGCTAACTCCTGAATTTAAGACTTACCAGACGCAGGTAAAAAAGAATGCCGCAGTTATGGCTGAAGCATTTGTTAAAGCCGGTTATAAAGTAATTTCGGGTGGTACCGACAACCACTCAATGCTCATAGACCTCAGAACAAAAGCTCCTGAAATTACCGGTAAGCAAGTGGAGAAAATATTGGTTGACGCAGATATCACCATAAATAAAAACATGGTACCTTTCGACAGCCGATCTCCATTTCAGACTTCAGGACTTAGAGTTGGTACCTCTGCCATTACCACACGTGGTTTGAAAGAGGAACACATGCCTAAAATCGTTGAGCTTGTAGATAAGGTAATTATGAATATTGAGGATGAAAAAATTATCAGTGAAGTACGTAAAGAGGTGAATGAACTGATGAGTGATCGCCCAATGTTTGCATGGTAA
- a CDS encoding M3 family metallopeptidase — MTNPFFQKQATPYQTPAFDKIKIEHYKPALEKAIDQARDQVKQIVENSEKPGFYNTIEALERSGDLIEQVAGIFFNLNEAETNGEMQALAPDLSAMITDFANEVNLNQELFKKVKDVRNSKPDLNKEQEMLLDNTYKSFVKGGADLPEKDKERYRAITRELSQLSLRFNENVLAETNAFELHITDAHDLSGLPDYVKSAAKEEAEHRDKEGWVFTLHHPSYVPFMQHADSRRLREKLYRAFSTRGHKGDKHDNKEIIQQIVNLRLEKARLLGYENYAAMVLEDRMALSANGVTDLLNQLYTAGHPHAVKDKEAVETLANDDGLTNGLQRWDWAYYSEKLRKKRFNLTDEMTKPYFKLERVIDAVFDLAGQLYQLSFKPNSDIPVYHQDVKAYEVYEGEQQDIKAILYLDFHPRKGKGQGAWMTTFREQSQLNGQYQAPFVSLVTNFTKPTNDKPALLTFDEVTTFLHEFGHALHAMLSNVTYESLSCTNVYRDFVELPSQMHENWAYEKEWLDKWAFHYESGAKIPDDLINRIRKAKNFNSGYANDRQVSFGWVDMAWHTLEQPFEGDVVEFEREVMQKAEVLPPADGTAFCTAFGHIFGGGYAAGYYGYKWAEVLDADAFERFYEEGIFNKTVAKSFAENILKKGGTAHPMELYKAFRGKEPSVEPLLKREGLL, encoded by the coding sequence ATGACGAACCCATTTTTTCAGAAGCAAGCTACCCCTTACCAAACACCAGCGTTCGATAAAATTAAGATTGAACACTACAAACCAGCATTGGAAAAAGCTATCGACCAGGCCAGAGACCAGGTGAAACAGATTGTTGAAAATTCCGAAAAGCCTGGTTTTTATAACACAATTGAGGCCCTCGAACGCAGCGGCGATCTGATTGAACAGGTTGCCGGTATCTTTTTTAACCTCAACGAAGCAGAAACCAATGGTGAGATGCAGGCTTTGGCTCCGGATTTATCGGCCATGATTACTGATTTTGCCAATGAAGTAAATTTAAATCAGGAGCTTTTTAAAAAAGTAAAAGATGTGCGCAATTCAAAGCCTGATCTAAATAAAGAGCAGGAAATGCTGCTTGATAATACATATAAAAGCTTTGTGAAGGGAGGGGCCGATCTGCCTGAAAAAGATAAGGAACGATACAGAGCCATCACACGGGAGCTATCACAATTATCACTCAGGTTTAATGAAAATGTATTGGCCGAAACCAATGCCTTTGAGCTCCATATTACCGATGCACATGACCTTTCAGGCTTGCCGGATTATGTGAAAAGCGCAGCAAAAGAAGAGGCTGAGCACAGAGACAAAGAAGGGTGGGTTTTTACCCTGCATCATCCAAGCTATGTACCTTTTATGCAGCATGCCGATAGTCGCCGTCTTCGTGAAAAATTATACAGGGCATTCAGCACCAGGGGCCATAAAGGCGACAAGCACGATAACAAAGAAATTATTCAACAGATTGTGAATTTGCGCCTTGAGAAAGCCCGCCTGCTAGGTTATGAGAATTATGCCGCTATGGTACTGGAAGATCGTATGGCATTATCGGCAAACGGTGTAACCGATTTACTTAATCAACTTTACACTGCAGGGCATCCTCATGCAGTTAAAGATAAAGAAGCGGTGGAAACATTGGCAAATGATGATGGCCTGACTAATGGACTACAGCGTTGGGACTGGGCATATTATTCAGAGAAACTCCGTAAAAAGAGGTTTAACCTGACAGATGAGATGACCAAACCCTATTTTAAACTGGAGCGGGTCATCGATGCCGTGTTTGATTTGGCCGGGCAACTTTATCAGCTTTCTTTTAAACCAAACAGTGATATCCCGGTTTATCATCAGGATGTAAAAGCTTATGAAGTTTATGAGGGCGAACAGCAAGATATAAAAGCTATTTTATACCTCGATTTTCATCCACGGAAAGGGAAAGGTCAGGGTGCCTGGATGACTACGTTCAGGGAGCAGTCACAGCTGAATGGGCAATATCAGGCCCCGTTTGTCTCTTTGGTTACCAATTTTACCAAACCAACAAACGACAAACCAGCCTTGCTCACTTTTGATGAGGTAACTACCTTTTTGCATGAGTTCGGTCATGCCTTACATGCTATGCTGAGCAATGTAACTTACGAAAGTTTATCGTGTACCAATGTGTATCGCGATTTTGTGGAGTTACCCTCGCAGATGCATGAAAACTGGGCTTATGAAAAAGAATGGCTCGACAAATGGGCATTTCACTATGAGAGTGGTGCCAAAATACCAGATGATTTAATAAACCGGATTCGAAAAGCAAAAAATTTCAATAGTGGGTATGCCAATGATCGACAGGTTAGTTTTGGTTGGGTCGATATGGCCTGGCATACGCTGGAGCAGCCTTTCGAAGGCGATGTCGTGGAATTTGAGCGTGAAGTGATGCAAAAAGCTGAGGTGTTACCTCCGGCCGATGGTACTGCTTTTTGTACCGCATTTGGACATATTTTCGGAGGTGGATATGCCGCAGGCTATTACGGGTACAAATGGGCCGAAGTGCTCGATGCCGACGCTTTTGAACGCTTCTATGAGGAGGGTATATTCAATAAAACCGTAGCAAAAAGCTTTGCCGAAAATATATTGAAAAAAGGTGGTACAGCCCATCCTATGGAGCTCTATAAAGCTTTTAGAGGCAAAGAACCCTCTGTTGAACCACTATTGAAACGCGAAGGTTTACTTTAG